The Aeoliella mucimassa genome includes the window GGGGGCGTCGCGATTGAACTTCACGACCGCCTGGCAGGCGAAATATCGAGCTTGAGTGAACAGACCGGCACTCAAAGCTCGGTAAGTCTCACACCTCATGTAAGGAGTGGAAGTATAACCGCCCTGTCCAGATTTGCAAGGCGTGATTCGCCCGCTAGCACGGGATATTTCCCCGCCAACCATTGCAACCCTCACCAAGGCCGCGACTAGCATTATGATAGATTCCCAATTTACCCACCGATGGGAAAATTGAATCTCCGCCGACTCTATAAAACCAGTGGTTTCGTCCCTCGAATAGATTCCCATTTCCAAAAACGCATCGAGTGGGAATCTATTTTCGCGCTGGGTATCTATCGCAAATCGTTTACCAGCAATGAGTTGCATCAACACCTCCGCGATAGTTGCCCAAAATAGATTCCCATGGGTGGGAAACTATTTTGAGTTGGACGTTGGGAGTTGGAAGTTGGGGTTTGAAAGGGTAGTAGCGTGGGTCCAGGAGCTTCCAGCGTCGCAGCCCCACCACCGCATTACCCACACGCGCAGCAGCCAGCCCCCACGCCAGCAACCATTCGCCTGCGCGTCGCTAGTCGTTTGTTATTTAGAGAAACATCACATCTGATTCACCTCCTTTCATAAAAAGCCAACAGCCGATAGCTGAAAGCCGACAGCCTCAATCACCTGTCCATTAGAACACCACAGGTGGCCAATTCCCAGCGAAAAATGGAGAGAATCAAAACACCCAATTCCCCCTTCGCTGGCCCAATTCCAGGAACGCGGGTCGGCCTCTTAGGGCCGGGGAGGTGGGAAGCGGAGAAAGCTTCTCAATTCATCAGATCGGGCCCCGAGAGCATGCACGCTCCTACGTTATGCTCAAGCCAACGTCAAGGCCTCAGGCCCTCCCCGGGCCTGATAGCCCGACCCATCCCGAAGGGAGGGTGCAGACAGTATCACGCCCCGAAGGGGCAATCACATGCCAGCCCGGGGCATCGCCCCGGGAGGTCTTTGGAAAAGCACTACACCGATTGCTTCATATGGTGATACCCGGCTTCCGTCAGCGAGTATCCCCCTTTGAATTTTTCGCGAACCAGGAACTGTCTATCCACGAGGCTTTGTAAGGCCATGGTCTTGTCTTCCAGGTCTTGCCCATAGAAGCACAGCATCTTGTCGGGGGTCATATAGAACTGTCGGAACACCGTTAACACGCACTCTTCGGTCATCGATAAAATCACTTCTGCCTCTCGGATTTACAGGTTTCCACCTCCGTGCAAAAGTCTGATTCAACTCCCCTCAGTGTCGTCATCCACCACGGAACTCGAAGGTTCTTCGTCTATGGTTTCTTCCTTGCGGACCCGCTTCTTCTGGCGTTTCTCTTCCGCCTTGCGTTTCTTCTCTAGCTCGCGACGTCGTTTTTCGAAGGTGTTTTGATTTTTGGACACATAATCCCCAAGCACGGGTGCGATCGATCGTGGTTGGCGGGCGCAGCAAACAACGCTGGCCCGCTCTGTGCAACCACTAAAAGTCCGTAAGCTAGCTTTGGTTAATAGCGTCGCCCGCGACCGCCGCCGTATCCACCACCACCGCCGCCGCTTCGGCTTTCACGCGGTTTGGCTTCGTTCACCGTCAACGGACGGCCATTATGCAGCGTTTCGTTCAATCCATTGATGGCCGATTGCGCATCGCCATCCGACTCCATTTCGACGAAGCCAAATCCTTTGCTTCGGCCGGTTTCACGATCCGAAACCACTTGGGCGTCGCGTACGCCACCGAATTCGCTGAAGAGCTTTTCAAGATCTCCACTGGACATCTCATAACTAAGATTTCCACAATACAACTTCTTACCCAAAATAGTCTCCATCCAATACAGAACCGGGCAAACAATAGCGCCATGCCCAAAAGAAAACGGTCGGCAAAACGACCACATACTAGGCGGGACGGGCGAAAAAGCGTCGGGGACTAACCACCAGAGAGGGCTAGAAGCGTAGTCATCAATCGACTGACCTACCACCCTCATGGTATCGGCTGGCGAAACTTGTGGATAGACCTAATCGGAAGCCGCTGTCGAAATAGCAATCAGAGAACTCGCCCTACGATGCTGGCAAACCAGTAAATAAAGGGCAAAAGCTACTGCCAATCGAATCACAACCGAACACCGCCTGACCAACAGCGACTACGTTTCGCTATCAATCATTCCAAATCTGCAGCCAGGCCTCGCCGGTTTGCGGTTGAATGACTAGCAACGCTTGCTCCGACTCCAGATCGGCTTTGGCGCTGCGGAGCGTGGGGTCGTCGCCTACAGAGATGGGGAAGAGCTGCGACTCGATCGGAGTCACTGGGCCGGACTGCCAAGCAACTCTCCCGCCGAAGGGAGAGCTTTGAAGCCAGGCGTTGGCATCGGCCTGGCTCATCTCAAGGTGGATCGTTCGCACAAAGTCTGTGCCGAACGGGCCCGCTTCCTGGTAGTCGCTTCCAAGCACCTCTGCCGACTTTGGCCATGGCAAGCCCGTAGTTTCGACGATGATCCAACGTGTTGGATCCGCGAATCCCCAGAACAACACCACCATCGCAAGCAACACCGCCGCCAGTGCAAGCCAAAGCCAGAGTTTGCTAGCCGCACGCGAGTTCGTCATGAGGTGGCTCCTGCTGGATAGCGGACGCGACCTCAATAAAATGGCTTATAGGGCAGCAATCCGTGCCTACCACTTTAACACGACATTGCGCGGCTGGCGACCAAAACCGCCAGCCGGCGACGAGAACCCGACAGGCCACCTACTGCACCAGCTGCTCTTCTTCGCCATTGGCATTGATTTCGATTTCGCCGGCGTCTTCCAGGCTGCGGACGATATCGACGATGCGTTGCTGCTCGGCTTCGACCGCGGACACTTTGACCGCCCCGAGGAACTCCATTTCTTCGCGGAGCATATCGGCCGCCCGTTGCGACATGTTGCCGAGCACCTTGTCCTTGAGTTCCTCGCTGGCACCCTTGAGAGCCAGAGCCCACTGCGAAGTTTCGATGTGCTTAAGCATGACCTGGATGTCCTTGCCCGAGAACTTGGCGACATCCTCGAACACGAACATCAAGCGGCGGATCTCTTCGACCAGATCGGGATCTTCTTCGGCAATCTGATCGAGAATCATCCGTTCGATCGACCGCTCGGTCACGTTGAGCATTTCGGCCACCGGTTCCACGCCGCCGGCGCTTTGCAGGCTCTGGCTCACTACGTTCGACATCCGCCCTTCGAGGCCGCGTTCGACTTCGCGAATGATCTCGGGATTCGTCTGCCCCATCGTGGCCATCCGCCGCACGACGGCCAATTGCCGGTCGGGCGAGAGCCCCGCGAGCACCTCGGCTGCGTAGTTGGCTGGCAGATACGACATCACTAGCGCAATCGTCTGAGGATGCTCGTCGCTCAAGTAGGTCAACACGTTCTGACTATCGACCGTTCGCAAGAACCCGAACGGCAACGCTTCGATCTGCTGGCGAATATTGTCGAGCGCCTGCCCGGCATCGGAGCCGAGCGCTTTCTTCACCAGATTCTTCGCGAGGTCGAGACTTCCCCCTTCGGTCGAAGCCGCGGGGCTGGTATTGGCGAACTCGCGGATCGTGGTGTCCTGCTCCATCGGACTGATCCGCTTGGTGCGGGCGATCTCGATGGAAACCTGTTCGACCTCTTTAGCACTGAGCTTGCTCAGCACGAGCGCAGCCTCATCCTCGGGCAGGCTCATCAGTACGATTGCAGCGCGATGAATATCCGACATAGTGGCGACAAACAGCTGGGGGGAAAAGTAGTCGACCCCCCTCGCGCGCACTTACCGCGCAAGGGTATCTATTGAATCGTAGCTCGCGAGCGACGAGCTTGAGAGATTTTGCCGATTAGGCAAACTTTACCGCAGACAACGCTAGCCTTGGCAGTCGACAAGAAAGCCCGCGTGCTAAGCGTCCCACACGCAAACGCCCTGCTGGCCCTGGCATTCGTCGACCGCGACCTCGAGCCGGGCAGGCGCGAAGCCCTGCTCGGCCAGCGATGCTAGCAGTTGCTCGCCAATGTGGTGAGCTAGCAACTCGGCCGTGGTATTCGAAACCGGCAGCAGCACGCAGTCGCCCTTGGGAAACACCCAGCGGCGATCCTCGAATGTAACGGTCACCTCGCGATCGTCGGCCACGACTGCGATGGTGGGATGGCTGGTCGGCAGCAGCATGCGATGATCAAGCCCGCTAGTGATGGCCATCAGCGCATCGCGAGCGGCGATGAAGTCGACCACGTACTGGTTCTCATCGAGCGGCCCAGTGAACTCGGCCGACACCGTGTAGTTATGCCCGTGCAGCGGCTCACAAATGTTACCGGCGTAAGTGATAAAGTGCGCCGCGCAGAACGTGAATTGTTCCTTCGCAAGCCGAACGCGATAACTGTTTTGCATGGTTGGCCTCGTGAGCGCGGGGCGAGCAGGCGAAAGCTACTCGACCGGCGGAGCGTAAAACTGCACCGGCATCGACAGACGGTTCTGGACGAGCAGCACAAACAACGCCGCAGCGAGCAGGTCGGCCGTGGTTCCGGGATTGCGACGATGCCCATCGGCTCGTAGCCAGAAGTCGAGGTCGGCGACTCCGCGGTAGTAGGCTTCGATGTCTTGCGTGTACAAGGCCAGCGTCGTGGCGGCCTGCGTCGCCAGGTCGTCGGAGAGCTGCTGGCCGAGTTTGCGGGCCACCAGGCTATCGCCATGGCGCGAGAGCAGCAACAACTGACCGAGCACGATGGAGTCGTTCAGCTTCCGCCCGCCGGCCAGGTGCGACTCGATGTAGTCGGCCGCAGCAACCACGTCGGCAAAGTTCGTCGTGTACTGGCGTGCGATCAGGTCGCGATCGGCCGCCAGTTGCATGGCCGCCAGCAGCGAGTGCTCGGGCGGCTGGGCAACGTCGCCTTGCTCGACCTCCCCAAGCCCGCCAGGCTTGGCCAGGCGAATCGCCTGATAGATGTCGGCCACGTCGTCGGCGGTCGCCTGCTCGATGAGCTTGCCAGCGAGTTGGGTGTCGCCCTTGGCCATCGCGAGCGGTGCAAGCAGCAACAACGTGCCGAGGTTCGTGTTCACTCCGGCGACTCGCTGCGTCGCTTCGACGCCAGCCAGCACGGTGGCTCCCAGACCTTGCTCGCTGCAGCGTTCGATCACCGGACCGATGACCGCCGCGCTGGCGAGAAAGTCGGCGTAGCTCAGGTCTTCGAAATCGGCACCGCGATGCACGTTGCCCGGCTTCGCCGAGGTGGCCTCCCACAAGCAAGCCAGCGAGGCGCACGCCCCCAACGAAAAACGAGAAGGCTCAGCGGAACTCATGAAAGTGCCTCAGCATCAGTACGCGATAAGAACGACTCAATCAGCTCGAGCGATTGATCGGGAGCATCTTCAACCACCCAGTGACCGACATCGTCCAAGCGGTGCACTTCGGCGTTGGGCCAGTAGCCGATGAACTTCTCCAGACAGTCGGGACGGAAGCACCAGTCCTGCATGCCCCAGGCGAGCAGCGCAGGGCGATCGGCCAGCGACTCGAGCCCACGCTCGATGCCTTCGAGCGTATGCCAGGTGGGATGCTTGGCCGACATTGGAATGTCGGCAACGAACTCGTAGATCTGACGACGATTCGCCCAGCTATTGGTCGGCTCCAGGTAGGCGGCTGCGACTTCTGGGGCGAGCTGGCTGCTCCGCGACAAGGTCATGGTGAGCGCCGCCCGGGTAAACATGTTGAGCCCCTGCACGCCCAACCGCCCAACCACCGGCCAACGGCAGGCAGCGATTCGATAGGGAATGTACCAAGGGGGAAACGCGCCGGTATTGAACAGCACGATCCGCGACAACCGCTCGGGTGCTTGCAGCATCGCCCCCAGCCCAATGGCTCCTCCCCAGTCCTGGGCGACGAGCGTGATGTTCTTGAGGTCCAGCTCCTCAACTAGCGAAACCAAGTGAGCAATGTGATCGGCCAGGCGAAGCGTTTGCTGCGGCTTGTCGCTCAGCCCGCAACCAAGGTGGTCGATTGCCACGGTGCGAAATCGTGGGCTCAGCGCGGTGATCAGCCGGCGCCAGTGAAACGACCAGGTGGGATTGCCATGCACGAACAACATCGGCGGCGAGTCGGCCGCACCTTCGTCGATGTAGTGAATGCGCCCCTTGTCCGTACCGAGCCAGTGCGAGCCGAACGGATAGAGTTCGCGCCAGTGAGCTTGGGAGTGACTCATAGACCAACAGCAAGCGATTCTGGAGGGACCGACAAAGCGTGGGAAGGGAATACCGTAGGAGTGTATCGCTCAGGGCGATGCGCCTCCCACGACGACGTGAAAATCTGCGGGCAATTCCGCGGATTCGACGCTACACTAGGGCGACACTCGCTTTAGACTACCGGCAAGCGGGCGATCCTCACAGGGCGTCCCCTTTCGAAACACTGGGAAACGAGGATCGACTTCGTGGCAAGCCTGACCGTCGAAAACTACTTGAAGGCCATCTACCAGCTGGCCGACGGCGACCTGCACCGCACGGTTTCTACAGGGCAGATCGCCGAGGCCCTGTCGGTGTCGCCAGGCACGGTGACCAGCATGCTCAAAACGCTGGCCGAAAGCAGCCTGGCGAGCTACAAGCCGTACGAGGGGGTGCAGCTCACCCCGGTCGGCCGCGCGCTGGCGCTACGTGTGATCCGCCGCCATCGATTGATCGAGCTGTTTCTCGTCCAGACACTCGAACTCTCGTGGGACGAAGTGCACGAAGAAGCCGAGCACATGGAGCACGCGGTCAGTGACTGGCTGGTCGACCGCATCGAGCAACACCTGGGTCACCCGAAGTTCGATCCGCATGGCGATCCGATTCCGGCGGCCGATGGCGAGATGACCCACGCGGCGGCCATTCCGCTGGCCGAGCTATCCGCAGGACGACAGTTTCGCGTCGTGCGAGTGGTCGACCAATCGCCAGAGTTCTTGCGCGAGCTAAGCGAGTCGGGCATCGCGATCGGCGTGTCGGGCTCGGTGGCCGAAGTGCACGCTGATGGTGGACAGACGATCGAACTTGATGGCGATCAGCAACATCTCGATTCGCATGTCGCGAGTCATGTGTACGTCGACGAAACGCGCGACGCACCCTCACAGCCATAAAAAAACCGCTTGCGGTTTAGTCCAATGGGCTAAACCGCAAGCGGCGATAAAACAAACTAACCGGCCTATTGCGACGGAGTGGAGTCGCTCGAAGAATGACGCAAATCGGACGGTGCTGCGCACAGCCATGTGATCGATTCGGGCCAATCGAATTTTTAGGTCCTCCCGGCGGAATGTTGGCCGGCAAGTTTGATTCGCTACCTCGACGCTCGCGGTGGGTGATCCCACTGCAGCGAGCAGGTCGAGTCATTGTATGCAAGTAAGGTTATCGGACCAGGGCCTGCTGAACTTCAGCTTCGCGAGCAATCTTTTCGGACGCTCGCGGGCTCCCAATCGGGTTTGTGACTCTACAGCAAAATTGTAGTTCACGAAAGAACGGTCGCCACCTTTTTATCGCCTTTTTCGGTGATCGCACCGAGAGCAAACAGCGTGCCGGGATCTCTCGCGAATCGCTCTTGTGAGCGACTCCTATTTTTACTAAACGCAGCTAGGCGTGCCACGGTTCGGCGTGGTGCGGAGCTTTGTTTCGCTTTTCAGTTCACCACCAGCCTGGCGAGTTTTCATCATGCTTTCGCGACGCGATGCCCTGCTAAACACTTTTCGCTGGGTCGCCAGTTCCGTTGCTACCATGGCCTGCGCGCTGGTAGCAGATCGGGCGCAGGCCACGATTCCTCGCGGACCGGTTCTCGAGGAACGGCTGCTCGTCGGCCTGCGGGTGAAAACCCAATCCGACAAAGAATTCATTGCCAAAATCGTGGCCCTCGTCGAGCAAGGCGTGCTGCCGGTGTCGCTGGTCGACTCGACCTATTTTTGGGCGCGCGGCAAAGCATCCAAGAACCTGCGTCTGCAAAACAATCCGATGGTGTACTTTCGCCCTGGGTTGGTGGCCCGCGCGGCCCGACTCGGCATCAAGCTGTAGCGACTTGGCAAACAAAAACAGCGAATAATTTGTCGCCGGCACCCAACAGGGTCGGTAGGCATCTCGGCCGATGCTCGCTAAAATCGACAGATTGCAGCCCACCCCCCAACTACCGTGCATCGAAAGCAATTGCCATGGCGCGTAAAGTCATAAATCGCAAAGAACTGCGAGCCGAAGCCGAAGCCGCTGAGGCAGCCGAGGCAGCAGACGGCACCACAAAGAAGGTCAAGAAAAAGGCCAAGCGTAAGAGCCGCGCGAAGGCCGCCAAAGAAGTCCGCCTGAAGGCCTTCTGGGGCGTGTTCAACCAGTCGCTCCGCCGGGTCGCCCTGTACGACTTCAATCAGAAGAAAGAAGCCGAAAAGAAGGCCGAAGAACTCAGCGCCTCGGGCAAATCGCCCCACTTCGTGCAGCCCGTGAAGGAAGCCATCGAAGAGGCCTAAGCCTCCGATTCGCCCTGCTATCAGGCGTTGTAACGCTGTCAGCGGGCCAGCTTCCCACATTTCATTCTAGGCGGATTGCCCCGACCACCGGCTTGCATTCCCCGGTCGGGCAAACAAAAACATACAAGCGCGGCTCGCGTGTTAGCGCAAGCCGCGCTGTTATCTGTCGATCCGTTGCCAAGTGCCACCCGCCAGAGGAGCCACCCGCCATGGCCAAGAAAACCGCTGCCTCGAAGACCACCCCTGCCGCCAAACCAGCCCCCGCTGAAACGCCAGCCGCTGCTGCGAAGCCGACCCCAGCCCCCAAAAAGGCTGCCCCCAAGAAAAAGGCCGCCGCCAGCAAAGCCAAACCCGTGGTGCTGATGACCAGCGACCACATTGGGCACACCGCCGGCGATGTGTGGAAAGCCCTCGCCGAGCAAGGCCCACAGACGGCCACGTCGCTCAAAAAGCTGGTCGATGCTCCTGGCGACACGGTGATTGCCGCAGTCGGCTGGCTGGCTCGCGAAGGCAAGCTCGATTTCGTCGCCTCGGGTCGGGTGGTAAAAATCGCCCTCCGCTAATGTCTGTCTGACTCGATGGCCAGCCGCAGCTATCCACCAGCATGCGGCCCCAGCGAAGGAAACTAGCGATGAAAATTGCGATTGTCGGCGTTGGCCACGTGGGAGCGGCGCTCGCTTACTCGCTGCTGAATCTTGAAACAGCCAGCGAATTGATGCTGGTTGGCCGAAATCAAGGCCGACTGCAGGGCGAAACGCTCGATCTGCGCCACGCCAGCAGCTTTTTCGACGATCCCCCGCTTATTACCTACGGGCGGGTCGAGGATTGCCGCAACGCGGACATCATCGTTCTCACCCTGGCGGTCCCCCAGATCCAACTCGACCGTAACGCGATGGCCGCCGACAACGCGGCCCTGTTCCGCCAAGTCGTTCCGCTGCTTGCTGAGCAAAACCCCGCAGCTGTGCTGATTGTGGCCACCAACCCGGTGGAAGCCCTCACCCAATACACTATTGAGCTATCCGGTTTCCCACCCAGCCGAGTGATGGGGGCAGGCACGATTATCGACAGCTGCCGGTTCCGTCTGTCGCTATCCGAGCATCTATCGGTCCACCCCGACGACGTGCGGGCCTACGTACTCGGCGAACATGGTGATTCGCAGTTCCTATGGCAAAGCGGGGCCTCCGTAGGAGGCGTGACCCTCGATCCTGCGGATATCCCGCAAAGCATGATCGAGGCGGCTCGCTCGTCGGGCACCGACGTTTTTCGCCTTAAAGGGCATACCTGCTATGCGATTAGCGAGGCCCTGCAGCTTATCATCCGCAGTATCGCGGGCGACCGACTGCAAACGATGCCGGTTTCGACCCAGGTGAACCTAGGGGACGAATTCCCCCCACTTTGCCTGGCATTGCCGTGCATCGTCGGAAGAACTGGCGTCACCCGGCGTTTACAGCCGAAATTCTCGGAACAGGAATACCAGCAGTGGCTTACCTGCGGGCAAAGCGTCGCTCGCACCCTGGAAGCCATACGCGAGACATCGCCGGAACCAGTGGAAAACTAGAGTCTTTTCGAGCTTAACCCGCTCCACAGGCAACTAATTCCACAAACACTCCTGGCAAGTCACCTGGTCGGATCGCTCGACCTTACGGGGTACACCAATCGGGACGAGACGCACTTTTCGTAAGTGCACCCCCCGAACCACCCTTGCGGCTGTTGGTGTCGACTGTATATTAAGCGATTCGCACGATATCGCGGGTCGGTTGCGTCTGACTGGACGCGATCAGCGCGCTAGCGTAGCTCAATTGGCAGAGCAGCGGTTTTGTAAACCGCAGGTTGTGGGTTCAAGTCCCTCCGCTAGCTCTCTGGTGGGGCTTCGGCTAGTTGCCGCGGCAACGTGCGGCCGAAGCGATTGCAGACTTCCGGGAATGCAATCAGAAACCAAGTTCCAGCGACTCCAGCGTCCGCTTTTGCAAAAACGCCGGCAAAACCAGCACCAATACCGTGCGGGGGCTGCTAGCAAGCAGCATAAGCGACTAAGCGATGGGCTCGCAGAAGAACCGAAGTTTCCCATTCGGGAGGTTACCGAAGCGGTCAAACGGGACAGACTGTAAATCTGTTGGCTCATGCCTTCGTAGGTTCGAATCCTACACCTCCCACTAGCGAAAGCGACAAACTTCGAGAAACTAACAGTTGTGGAAAGTCAGTCGAATGACTCTCCACAAGTGATCTCGAATGTAGTCACCCCTGCTTGCGGGTGTAGCTCAATGGTAGAGCAATAGCCTTCCAAGCTAAAGACGAGGGTTCGATTCCCTTCACCCGCTTTGATGGGGGCTGTCGGCTATCGGCTCACGCCTTACAGCTTTATGATGTAAGCAGCGCCGAAAGCTAAGAGTCCACCACCGAAACAAATGCTGCTGTAGCTCAGTTGGTAGAGCACGTCCTTGGTAAGGACGAGGTCACGCGTTCGAGTCGCGTCAGCAGCTTTTCGAGTGGTGACTTACCGGTTACCTTAATTGTTTCACCTTCAGTGTTTCCCAGGTATTTGAGTTAGGGACAAAAATGGCCAAGGATACCTTTACTAGTACCAAGCCGCACGTGAACGTCGGCACCATCGGTCACATCGACCACGGCAAAACCACCACTACCGGCGCTATTGTCGCTGTGCAGGCCGCCAAGGGTCTGGCCAAGGCCAAGTCGTATGCCGATATCGCCAAGGGCGGTACCGTGCGTGACGAAACCAAGACGGTTACCATCGCCGCAGCTCACGTTGAATACGAGACTGCCAACCGTCACTACGCCCACATCGACTGCCCGGGCCACGCCGACTTTATCAAGAACATGATCACCGGTGCCGCCCAGATGGACGGTGCGATTCTGGTTGTATCGGCTCCGGATGGACCGATGCCCCAGACTCGTGAGCACATCCTGCTCGCCCGTCAAGTTGGTGTGCCCAAGGTGGTGGTGTACTTGAACAAGTGCGACCTCGTCGACGACGAAGAGCTGCTGGAACTGGTCGAAATCGAAGTCCGCGAACTGCTGGACAAGTACGACTTCCCCGGCGACGACGTGCCAGTGATCAAGGGCAACTCCAAGGCTGCCTACGAGAACCCTTCGGACCCCGAAGCCTCGAAGTGCATCAGCGAGCTGATGGATGCCATCGACACGTACATCGACGAGCCCACCCGCGAAGTCGACAAGCCATTCCTGATGGCCATCGAAGACGTCTTCTCGATCGAAGGTCGTGGTACCGTGGCCACCGGTCGTGTCGAAAAGGGCGTGATCAAGGTTGGCGACGAAGTCGAAATCATTGGTCTGCAAGAAGGCGCTACCAAGACCACCTGCACCGGTGTCGAAGCGTTCAACAAGACCATGGAATCCGCCGAAGCTGGCCACAACGTTGGTTGCCTTCTGCGTGGTGTAAAGCGTGAAGATATCCAACGCGGTCAGGTTCTGGCCAAGCCGGGTTCGATCACTCCGCACACCAAGTTCGAGGGTGAAGTTTACGTGCTGAGCAAGGAAGAAGGCGGACGTCACACTCCGTTCTTCAGCGGTTACCGTCCTCAGTTCTACTTCCGCACCACCGACGTGACCGGTACCGCCAACCTGGTTGGTGACGCCGAAATGTGCATGCCCGGCGACAACGCTCGCCTGAGCGTCGAGCTCTCCAAGCCAATCGCTATGGAAGACGGCGTTCGCTTCGCTATCCGCGAAGGTGGCAAGACCGTCGGTTCCGGCGTGGTCACCAAGATCCTCGAGTAGTTATAAAATCGGATACCGAATGGCGGGTGGCTCTACGGCCACCCGCCATTCACCCTATCCGTAGATGCGATTTCATTTAGGGGCGTAGCTCAATTGGCAGAGCACTGGTTTCCAAAACCAGGGGTTGTGAGTTCGAGTCCCACCGCCCCTGCCATTTATTTTTGTTAGCTGCCGGGAGCGGAATCTGGCCGATGGCCGGTCGGACCGCAAGCGGCATTGGTCACTTGGCGGGAGTCGTCGGTGGGTGCCTACCTGCAAGAACTGTTTAAGTTCAATCTCTATAAACGTACCCAAGGGCGCGTTGTCCGTCAGCTAACCTTTGCGGCCTGCGCTATCATTGTTGCTTTGGGTTGCTGGTCGCTTTCCGGCGAACTGCAATCGATCGACAGCCAGCCCGTTCGGTACCTACTACCCTTTGGGCTGCTTCTGGCAGGTGTCTGGGCATGCTTTCGCCTGATTCAGATGCCCCAGTTTGCCGACTTTCTCATTTCGGTCGAAGCCGAAATGAACAAAGTCGCCTGGCCCAAACGACGCGAGTTGATCAACGCCACGATTGTGGTGATAGCAGTGATCTTCCTGCTGGCGATCCTGCTCTTCAGCTTCGACTTCATCCTTCAAGCATTGAAGGCCGGAGCAGAAGGCCTGATCAAGAAAGACACGGTTGACGCCGCTACCGAGCTGGCCAAGTAGTCTAACGCAACTCGCATATCTATCTCTCTACACCTCCCGTTTGGGGTTTGACTGTGAACGACGACGTCGAAAAACAGGAAGAATTGACGTCCGGCGATTCGGCCGCGGAACCAGTGGCTGGAGATCCAGCTGAAGATGCAACCCCGCTCGCTTCCGGCGACGCCGAGGCCCTGGAGGCAAATGTCTCCGGGCAAATGAAGGAAGTCGCCGATACCTCGGCCGACGAAGGTGCTGCCACCGAAGCCCTGGAAGA containing:
- a CDS encoding RNA recognition motif domain-containing protein gives rise to the protein MGKKLYCGNLSYEMSSGDLEKLFSEFGGVRDAQVVSDRETGRSKGFGFVEMESDGDAQSAINGLNETLHNGRPLTVNEAKPRESRSGGGGGGYGGGRGRRY
- the fliG gene encoding flagellar motor switch protein FliG is translated as MSDIHRAAIVLMSLPEDEAALVLSKLSAKEVEQVSIEIARTKRISPMEQDTTIREFANTSPAASTEGGSLDLAKNLVKKALGSDAGQALDNIRQQIEALPFGFLRTVDSQNVLTYLSDEHPQTIALVMSYLPANYAAEVLAGLSPDRQLAVVRRMATMGQTNPEIIREVERGLEGRMSNVVSQSLQSAGGVEPVAEMLNVTERSIERMILDQIAEEDPDLVEEIRRLMFVFEDVAKFSGKDIQVMLKHIETSQWALALKGASEELKDKVLGNMSQRAADMLREEMEFLGAVKVSAVEAEQQRIVDIVRSLEDAGEIEINANGEEEQLVQ
- a CDS encoding 6-pyruvoyl trahydropterin synthase family protein, whose product is MQNSYRVRLAKEQFTFCAAHFITYAGNICEPLHGHNYTVSAEFTGPLDENQYVVDFIAARDALMAITSGLDHRMLLPTSHPTIAVVADDREVTVTFEDRRWVFPKGDCVLLPVSNTTAELLAHHIGEQLLASLAEQGFAPARLEVAVDECQGQQGVCVWDA
- a CDS encoding triphosphoribosyl-dephospho-CoA synthase: MSSAEPSRFSLGACASLACLWEATSAKPGNVHRGADFEDLSYADFLASAAVIGPVIERCSEQGLGATVLAGVEATQRVAGVNTNLGTLLLLAPLAMAKGDTQLAGKLIEQATADDVADIYQAIRLAKPGGLGEVEQGDVAQPPEHSLLAAMQLAADRDLIARQYTTNFADVVAAADYIESHLAGGRKLNDSIVLGQLLLLSRHGDSLVARKLGQQLSDDLATQAATTLALYTQDIEAYYRGVADLDFWLRADGHRRNPGTTADLLAAALFVLLVQNRLSMPVQFYAPPVE
- a CDS encoding alpha/beta fold hydrolase; the encoded protein is MSHSQAHWRELYPFGSHWLGTDKGRIHYIDEGAADSPPMLFVHGNPTWSFHWRRLITALSPRFRTVAIDHLGCGLSDKPQQTLRLADHIAHLVSLVEELDLKNITLVAQDWGGAIGLGAMLQAPERLSRIVLFNTGAFPPWYIPYRIAACRWPVVGRLGVQGLNMFTRAALTMTLSRSSQLAPEVAAAYLEPTNSWANRRQIYEFVADIPMSAKHPTWHTLEGIERGLESLADRPALLAWGMQDWCFRPDCLEKFIGYWPNAEVHRLDDVGHWVVEDAPDQSLELIESFLSRTDAEALS
- a CDS encoding metal-dependent transcriptional regulator → MASLTVENYLKAIYQLADGDLHRTVSTGQIAEALSVSPGTVTSMLKTLAESSLASYKPYEGVQLTPVGRALALRVIRRHRLIELFLVQTLELSWDEVHEEAEHMEHAVSDWLVDRIEQHLGHPKFDPHGDPIPAADGEMTHAAAIPLAELSAGRQFRVVRVVDQSPEFLRELSESGIAIGVSGSVAEVHADGGQTIELDGDQQHLDSHVASHVYVDETRDAPSQP
- a CDS encoding winged helix-turn-helix domain-containing protein, producing MAKKTAASKTTPAAKPAPAETPAAAAKPTPAPKKAAPKKKAAASKAKPVVLMTSDHIGHTAGDVWKALAEQGPQTATSLKKLVDAPGDTVIAAVGWLAREGKLDFVASGRVVKIALR
- a CDS encoding malate dehydrogenase yields the protein MKIAIVGVGHVGAALAYSLLNLETASELMLVGRNQGRLQGETLDLRHASSFFDDPPLITYGRVEDCRNADIIVLTLAVPQIQLDRNAMAADNAALFRQVVPLLAEQNPAAVLIVATNPVEALTQYTIELSGFPPSRVMGAGTIIDSCRFRLSLSEHLSVHPDDVRAYVLGEHGDSQFLWQSGASVGGVTLDPADIPQSMIEAARSSGTDVFRLKGHTCYAISEALQLIIRSIAGDRLQTMPVSTQVNLGDEFPPLCLALPCIVGRTGVTRRLQPKFSEQEYQQWLTCGQSVARTLEAIRETSPEPVEN
- the tuf gene encoding elongation factor Tu, coding for MAKDTFTSTKPHVNVGTIGHIDHGKTTTTGAIVAVQAAKGLAKAKSYADIAKGGTVRDETKTVTIAAAHVEYETANRHYAHIDCPGHADFIKNMITGAAQMDGAILVVSAPDGPMPQTREHILLARQVGVPKVVVYLNKCDLVDDEELLELVEIEVRELLDKYDFPGDDVPVIKGNSKAAYENPSDPEASKCISELMDAIDTYIDEPTREVDKPFLMAIEDVFSIEGRGTVATGRVEKGVIKVGDEVEIIGLQEGATKTTCTGVEAFNKTMESAEAGHNVGCLLRGVKREDIQRGQVLAKPGSITPHTKFEGEVYVLSKEEGGRHTPFFSGYRPQFYFRTTDVTGTANLVGDAEMCMPGDNARLSVELSKPIAMEDGVRFAIREGGKTVGSGVVTKILE